From the genome of Eublepharis macularius isolate TG4126 chromosome 4, MPM_Emac_v1.0, whole genome shotgun sequence:
GGCACTACTCCAGGGTTGACAATCTGTCATGTGGTCAACCAACTGATCTAGTCACATGGCAAAAATCAACTGAAAAGTACTGCACAAGGTTAGTATCTTAGCCCCATGCCCTCAATAGCCAAGACTCATCTCCAAGCACTGACCAAACACATCATGGCAAGCAGATGCAGTTACCCATGACATTTGCAGGGAATCTGACCTAGCAAAACAAAAGAGATGGAAACAATTCAAGTAAACATACCAGTAACAACAAACATCTTCGGAAGCCACAAAACTGAAAGCTACCAGTGAATTCTGGGAGACAAACAGAACTGATTCTTAAATACAACCCCTAAGCATACAGGGAAAATCTAAGTTCTACTGAATGTAATATTAGgatggtagccatgttggtgtaCGGTAGAAAGcaagatttgagaccagtggcaagattttcagggtatacgtttTCAGGagtaagagctcccttcttcagataccatagaagggagctctgactctcgaaagcttatacactgaaaatctttttgTTCCACtgggtgccactggattcaaatcctgctgaacATAATATATAGAGCTGCAACAGCAAGGTTAGGGTTACTTACAATGTATCTAGTTTGCCATTTACAACTATATCTTGGGAACATGTTTAAAACAAAAGGCATTTTATTTCCTGCTTTACTAACAGCTAATAAACAGGATTGGGCCTTCAAATAAACATGAACGCAGAGACATGCTGGAACCAAAGCTAGTGATTCTTGAAGGACTGAGTAGCTGAATACAATATTATAAAAACAGTAgtgtttagaattttttaaaagtcattagtGATAAGCTAACAGAAGGTACAAAGCAGATCAAGCAATTCTCAGTTATAACCAAAGCATGCTCTACTGATGATGCTATTATTTTGAGACAGAACCAGGCATACTCTGGCTTGATCTGAACTACACTGAAAACAAGAAAAGTTGCTCAACTCAGCTGGGCAAGGAAGCCTAAAGAAGAGCTCAGAAAGGACTTCACACAAAGTAATCCTTGCTTGTCAATCTACCAGAGGTGTTCTTCTCCTTGAAGGAAATCAGCTTAGTGAACAAGCTTTCTCCAATCTAGTCTGTCTCCCCTTAAACTTCCTAGCTCCAACTATGAATTATGCTGGCTTTAGTGAACCTCATGTACACATATTATGTATACATAACACTTAACAAGTTTTCCTGTAATCCTCAGCAGGACAGTGCCCTTCCTACCACACTGATTTGGTGGGTCACCCAGTTCTACCACATATTGGAAAGCAAAACTGCGCAAAGTAACTAGCACATCAGCAGCAAAGCCAGCAGTACAGCAATGAGCAAGTTACCTCAGTCAGTCCCACCACCCAACCACAGGTTTTTcataaggcagcagcagcagactggGTCGGGTCCACAAGCATACGTGGCTGATTCAGCATCCAGCGACAAGTAGGGACAGGGAGAAGAGTACAGGGgctagagaaagaaaaaaaagaggggaagaggaGAAGAAAGGGCATGCCTGAACTCACTTTCTGTGCCACAACAAGCTATAGCTCAGCCCCAGCCAGCATCATTAGaatggaggaaaaggcagccaaaAAGCAAGAAGCCAATGGGTGCCCAAGTCTATGGAAATAGTTCATAGTTTGAcagaatggggggaaaggagaagaaaagcagcagcagcaacggaaGGGGAACATTTTGCAAGAGCCACAGAATGTCAGGGCCGAGGGCAGAAATGAGAGGAAAAAGTGCCCGTTGATGTTGCCTGCACGCTTCTCGGTTGTTTAGATACCTCTAGTCTTTACTGCCCAAGAAGAATCTGTCTGCCTGTTTTTATGGTACATATGAAAAGCAGCTAGTTCTACCTTTagacaacatttttaaaagatagccTCTCATCATAGACTACACAAAGGCACAGAGATCACCTAACTGCTGCTTAGAAATGGCATACAGCTGTCTACTACTACAGTTCAATATTTTTTTACAGTGTGTATGCAGTTACTGCACACAATATAGAGGTCTTATCTGCATTAAATGGGATATAAACTGGCATTCGGGGACAGATAAATGAATAATAAGGATCAAATGAAGGGAGTCTGTTGGTTGCAGAAATACAAGCCAAGTGCACTATACTTGTTCAGGAACTGCATTGCTAAAGAAAAGGGCCGTGGCAGAGAGATCTAAAGGAGGAGTTTGGCTATTGCAAACAGAGGTAAAAGAAGTTAGGCAAATTGGGCTTACATACAATGGAGAATGGAGGGAAGGGATAACACAAAAAGCCTTGAATGGTTCTTGTGGATCAATTACACCTTACACAACACAACGCAGCCCAGGATGCAGACAGAGCAGGAAGCTGACTCATCAAGAATGATCCTATCCTAACTCATAATCTGCTTATTGTTCAGAGCGTGGCTCAAGATAGCAAATGTGGGCCTTAAGAAGCTTGTAGGATTTGACATCATGAACTACAAGCAGCAGTTCAATTGGAATTTCACTGCTGTAGTGCTTGGCTGCACATCAAGAACCAAGGGCAGACCTACACATGGGATCGTGGATCTGTAGACcattttagtgtagtggttaaaagcagcaggacttaACCTCGTTCTGAAGAacgaggtttgattccctgctcctccacttgaagcagcCGACTGACTGACCTTGAATCAGTCAgaactctttcagagctctctgagccccacccacctcacaaggtgatcgttgtgaagataataataacatagtttgtaaactgctctgagtgggcattaaattgtcctgaagggcagtatataaattgaaaaaaaaatcctatctggGTGCAAATCTTAGATACAAGCTTGGTCTACAAGCTATACAGAAAACACTATTCAGCCAGGCTCAAAGCCAGTCAGCGGAGCTTCTATGCAAGCTTGCCCCTGAATGACTCAAGAGTTGCACTATGCAAGGCACACTGTCTGGATCCAATGTTATTCACAAGGTTAGTGACCAAAGTgcaagaaagagaaggaacatgGCTGACTGCTCCAACTCCACTTACAGAACCTTACCAGCCCAGAAAACAGCATCTGCAACCACCCAGCCTAGCCAAACTTAGTCAAACATTCTATGAGAAGTTCATGGAGGAGAGAAATGACTGCTCTTTGGGTTTGACCAATGACAACTGAAGACACAGTTGTCCCTCACTGAAGGGGTCAGTCCCATTTTTATGTGTCAAGGGGATGGAGAATTAAAGCACTAAATGATGCAGTCCAGGCCTAGCAATTGTGACTGCACTATGCATTGCTTACTTTGAGGAAAGTGACCCTATTTGCCACCAATACTCCATGCCTCCTTAGCAGAATACTGCAAACACTACAAAGGACTCAGCACAATTTGTGTTGGTCTTCTACAGCAGCTCAGGTCATCATCCTAGAGACACAAACTTTTATATTTCCTGGCTTAgcagaatacaaaaggaagagcACCTCCTACAGGCCGCAACCTACATTCAAGGGCAAGATGCCTACAGGTTAAACAATGAAAGTTTCTGCCTATTAGAATGCAattctgtaatccacctcttAGTTTCAAGGTCAGAGTAAACTTACGTTTTATCGTAAAATGTTGTATGTCCTGAATGACAGAACTTCATGCCATTGCTGTTGATCATGCTGCTGTTTATGTTCCCTGAAACATAAGATTTCCGCGATGCCTGGTCTTTTGCGAAGTTTCTGCAAGCAGCTAATTTGGATTCCAAGGCCTGAGAAAAGAGTGAAAGAAACACCTCTATATTAACTAGTCTTAATGAGGAATAAGGAAACTAGAATCAGCATTAGAAGTGTCAACACAATAAAAGTCTGAGCAAACTATCAGAGCCAGACTAATTGCAGTCAAGTATTGGCTGCCATTCACACCACACTCTCAACAAAAATTGCCAAGTTTTACAGCAGGCCATTAAGGAAAAATTGGTTTTCCAAATGCCTGGTCAGATCAGATTGTGCAACACAGAACACTGCAGCCAATCTTTTTCACTATCCCTCAGAACTTTTAGAACAGTAGCTGAAACAGCTCTTTGCACTCCTTCAACAAACaacttggggaaaaaaacagggaaCAGCTAGCAAAACAGCAGCCCTAGAGGAATTTCTTTAAAACATATGGtaaaagaaaagccctgctggattggaCTAAAAGTCCATTTAGTCCAGTACTCCATTTTTCACAGTCACCACCCAGATgtctctgggaagcccacaagaaGGAAATGAATGCAAAAGTAACCCTCACACATCAATTCACAGAACCCATAATGAAGTAGTACATACTTTACCAAGCCTTCTTAATACATATGGGAGAGAACTGTCCTGATAAACAAATTCACAAAGATCCCTTCCGGTCCCACAAATATTTTCTGATGCAAAACCCTTTGAAAACTGCCCATTTGCCTTCATTTCTCAGTGCTATTTAGTATCACACTTATACCACTGAAACTTAGCATTATTGTTTACTGTCATATCAGATGAAAGCCATTTAGCTTCCAGCTCATACTAAGAATGTCCAATCATGTGATAGCATTTAGGGAGAGTGTTAGGCCATATTTCAACATATCTAAGTCAGAACTCTGAATAGTTCTTACCCCCACTTTTCTTAGGAGATCACCCACAATGTTGAGCGCAGATATCCTGGCAGATGGAGTGAGGGGACTGGTACCAAAACCATTGGGAATAGCTGCAAAACAAaaccaagggtggggggagaatcacGATAGTCACCGTGGATTGGATTCAGTGGAAGGTTCTGACAATTGCAGATCttccctgctttcccctccccacaatagTACTTTCTGACCCCAAGAAAGTTTAATACCAGAGCAGTGGAACCCATGAGAACTAAGAGCCAGGTGGATTTGGAAGCTGTAGTGAGGAGACGGAAGATCTCAAAACTGCTCCCTGCTCTGTAAATGGAGCTCTGCTGACAGAAGGGGCAGGAAAGACAATTTTGTCCCCTTCTCTCTCCTCATTGCAGCCTCCAGATCCTCCAGACTCATGGGGTAGTTTGGCCACTAAAGTCCTGTGaccccaggaataaactttctTGGGATTAGAAAGACTGCTGGGGGAAGTGAAGAAGATCTGTGATTCTTGCACTGAATCCAACCCATGTACTTTTTATATATGTAAATATCCCAGCACTCATGAGGAACTCACTTCTGAAGAACAGAAATGGAGACTACTCCAACTCTGATCCTATGCCCCAAGGGACAgctgacacagggccaagctacaagtgacacccgacacaggctggacacttgtcagcttccctcaagttttgatgggaaatgtaggcatcctgatcttgcagcttggctctccgactgctgtccaatggacttttcaactgtcacttgtccaacattccgccaagctgcctacatttcccatcaaaacttgagggaagctgacaagtgtccaacctgtgtcattcgtcacttgtagtttggcccatagtaaGCCTCCAGGGTAGCTGTCCTCCAACTGAATTTTGAAGATAGCAGCAATGCATTTCTGTGCATAGCAACAGATCCAGCTTCTCTTCATAATAATTAGTTATCAAATCACCTTCTAGATAAAAGCCATTAGGCCATCTCAATAACATCTCTGCCTATACAAGCCAAGAGCAAGGCTAtacaaagctgtcttatactaTCAGTCCCCTGAATGTTTATCCCACATACTCTCAATCTCTACATTGTTATTATATGAGGTAAGATTTTGTAACAAGAACAACAGAGATAAAATGTGAACAAGCTACACAATGCACAAAATAGCAAGTATGACTCAAAAGTTCCCCCCAAGTCCTTCTCTGGTTAAAACTGGCACAGCATTTCAAGAGTATTACAGCTGAAACCACGCAAGAGCTTTTTGATTGCAGTACAACTGGGGTATAAATGTATAAGGCTCTTTCACAGCTTTCACAGCACACATGTGTTTGTTTAGTCTACCTTTTGGCGAAGGAAAGCTGTTCTCACAGCCTTTCCCAACAGGTGTTGCTGGCAGAGATAGAGAGGCCTGGACAGCTGAATCCATCTTCTCACAATCCAGAGTAGGAGAACTTGGGGCTGACTTCCGGGTTACTTcctgttgcctttccctcactgctagtTCTTGTCTTAAGTCTGTAGGATTTGAAGAAAATATTGCAGACTTATCTCTTGACATCATATACAGAAATAACCAGAGCACCTGGAAATTCTCTACAATTCTCCCCTAAAACATGTACAAGACCAAATCCTAGAGCCAAATGAGACTTGTGCAGATCTATtttactcccaacaatcttctattcaatgaatttttttaaacttaGCACTTAAAAGGTAAAGGGTTGGTtttgtgtacaaagatttgcaaaggaacaatgggattaaggtctttttctcaactgtgtatgtttattttataacctttttgctgtgaagaagagacatgatctctgcagacacaaattcacagttttgagaactgtaaaaccaagcatctgtgataatatcttctagttagaaaaactgcccaataatcttacagaaacctctggaagagcatgacattgtgaatggattaatggaatttgtttaccaaaaaaattaagcattgcatgaatatatggcctcatgctacataattaaaaacaaatccttatttcatgatgataacctttggactataatgtatcttaaatagaaaactagatagatttttcctccaaaaacattttattaaaaaaatccaatttaaatttaaaaaatccattttaatttttttttttaaaaacactgatttGTATCTACCCTGCTTTGCAGCACTGACATCAAGAATGCCAAAGGAGCATATTCACACACGTTTTTCATCTGCTTACCTACCCTATGCAACACACTTGTTCTAAATGGCATCTTCCATTTACTTTGCAGAAAAGGAAAGTTTTTTCTGACATTCGCAAATAACTCAATTCTAAAACGCACATACAACCAGGATGTATGTTTCAACAAGGAGGCACAAAAAATACCAGAATAATATGATAGTTTTTTAGCATCATAATAGCGATTTCTTCTCAAGTACAGAAATCCTTCATTGGGAATATTATTGTTAATTATTTTAATCAATAATAATGTTATCTAGCATTTATAGAATGCATTCAAGGTATTTTACATACTTCATCCTGAGAGCCAGACTGGGAGGATTAGAAAGATTTATTTCTACCTCTCTCCCCTACGACCCAATCTCTTCCACACCGTACAAACCTTCACCAGCCTGCTTTAGAGAACAGTAGGTATATCTTGCTGTCCTCAGCTGTGTATGCCTGGATAACATGTTTTCCAGCTACATTTGCCCGACAAGCTACAACAAGAATACAGCATTTTGTAGTCTAATACCATAAATCTCCTCATTTCTGCAGCTCATTTCAAGAAGTGTTGCATAAATCTGGATTTCCCAATGAGAGCCGCAGAGGCACATATGACTTTCCAAATTATTTAAGCCTTTATTTCCATTTCAAATCCTATCTGTGCACTCATTCACAACATGTATGTGCTTCCACGCACCTTCTACCTGGGCATATCTGGCACAGACAGAAAGGACAATTCAGCCTCTGCTCTGGAGAATGATACCCACTATCTACAGCATCCCAAACAGAAGACTGCTTAGTCTTACTTTGAGAGTTATTCAAATAACTGTTCTTGCCATTTACACAAAACAATCACAAACACAAAAAGATTATGCATGCACTGGACATGGTTCATATTTGTATGAGGTCTTAAACATTCCCTGCAGTCAAGAATGAACTTGCAACCTTTAATCATTAAATTTCACATATCTTAAGCTAGCAAGCAGCTGTAAATCAAGCAGTACCTCTTGCTTCATCCTTCAGTCTTTGCACAGAAACTAGCAAAGATTCCTTGTCATCCAGCTCACTTTCCAAAAAGGCATTTCTTTCAATGGCCTGATTCAACCTTTGTTCAAAGTCTTCCAAGGAAACTATTGTGGCCCTAGAgacaaaaatccagaatataTAAATCTTCAGTACACAGTTGAAAGTTAGAAAAGCAGCAAAGCTAATATTTGACAATGAGATGGTACACTTGAGAAGATACTATAGAAGCAAGTGCGGTAATCCACTCAAATAAGCAAATCTAAAATCTAGGGacaaaaacaaaatggaaaagcATAACTCCATTCTTGGAATATGCATGAATTCACATGGGTCCAAAACTAAACAGGAAGTTAGCCTCTTGCCAAAATAAACAATTCCTGCCAAGTAAATAGTCAGACCTACTTCTCAAGGCAACAAATCAAACATACATAGATATGTATTTTTGTACATATTTGGCAAGTAAGCCCAGTGCCTGAGAGACACTTATATCTAGGAGAGATGTACCAAAGTAGGCTACTAAATTTAGATGTTGCCTTGTTTCTGTGGACTCTATCAGAGCAAAAATGGCCAATTATTTTTCTACAGAAAATTCTCTAGGCCAGTCTACATCCCAGGGGAAAATCAGTCCAATGCTAGCCACAGGCTATTCAAAAGGAGGCCAAGATATATTTACTAAAGAGTGCAGGCTGTGACTGAATTAAAGGGAAAATTCTGGTTTTAGTTTTAtttgttaaaaacatttttatgtcaCCTTTCCACCTAACTCAGGGTCCACAAGGCAGCAAACATATCAAACGTTCAAACAACATTTAATGCACAAATATACagataatatttaaaacaaataaataaagcaaacacaTAGGCACAGAAACAGAGAGGAGAGCTAAAAAGAAGTTTGGGGGGGaggtgccaaacaaaacaaaaatatgcaTTAACTGGCGAAGATAATGTTagagacagacaaatcttcctGGGAAGAGGATTCCAACATTTTGGAGCCACAACAAAGGAGGCCCTTTCTCAggatgccacctgtctagcctcagatgtcGGAGGGCACCTGAAACAgctcctctgaagatgaccagagtggtcaGGTAGTTCATACAGGAGCAAGTGGTCCTTAAGGATGCCTGCCCCAAACCATATATGGCCTTAATGGTCAATAATACCAACTTCTTGAACTGGGTTTGGAAGCAAATGGGGAGCCAGTGTAAATGGAACATGACTGGAGTGATACAGTCCCTCTGACCCACTGCAGTaaatggctgcagcattctgtaccatctGTAACTTTCAAtctttaagggcagccccacagaGCACAATGCAGTAGTCTAatatagatgttaccagggcatacaCCATAGTGGCAAACTCTTTTGTGCCCAGGAATAACACTGGGGGATGACAGaaacaccaacaaaatttgtttatattttttgcTGAATTGTGAAGTTACCAAGTGAATACCAAGTTGCTGTTTGTAGTGTAGAGTGCTTTAGAAGCTACCAGAAACACCAGCTGAGTAGCAAGACAGCATCTAGGGAACTATTTGCCACAGGCAGAAAACAGATTATCCAGCTACCACCAACATTAAGTTCATTACCTCTTAGCACGTTCAAGGTCATCATTGGCTTGCTCTAGTTCTCTTACATATTTATGCAACTGGTCTTTAATTGCCCGGGTCTGACTCAGGTCATCCTCCAACAAGGATACTTGCTTGTAGCTCTGTGCGTACTGGTGCTCCAGCTTCTCCTGAAAGCACAATAATTAATGAAAACAGTCCCTATGAAACCAGATCAAGCAACTTCAAGGCATTCCTTCCTTCCCATACACCATTCTAGCCAAGTGAAGGAAAAAAAGTCATagagaagaaatctgctacatttGTGAATTGCAAATTCAAACATCCTTTGAGAGGGTCAGGTACAAAAAACACATATTGCCATGGCTAAGCTTCAGTGATGCAGCAGACACTGTGTCCAAGCCCACATCTCATATAACCGTCAAACTATTTTACCTCCATTGTCCAGTTATTGGCTGCTAACCAAGAAGCAGTTATTTTCCTATATAGTTTAAGACAGTCTACAGAATGACCAAAGGCCATAAAAACAAACATACtatgtatgcatgcacacacacacacacacacacacacacacacacacaaacaaacaaacaaacaaacaaacaaacaaacaaacaaacaaacagagttATATAGCTCTCCAACAAAAGCAAGACTACATTAGTCAACTGCCAGCAAAAAACAATATATTCCAATATTAGCAAAATGCCCCTTCATTAAGAAGACAGCTGACAAAGAACAATCTTACAAGTCTTTAAAAAGGCCAGCTATGTTGGTGCTTTCCATAGTGCTTCTGCCAACCCATTCCAAAACACAAAGTCCTGGGGAAGTGCTGAGGAAGAGGGCATCAGACCaattagtagtaataataataattgcacttatatactgctcttctagacatattagtgcctcagccaaatcacttaaccactctgctacagcagctctcaataaGGACCCCTTCCTTTTTGTACTCTAATTGTTCGGAACCTCTGGTATCTGAACTCTATCCAAGCCTGCTTTGAGAGTATTTACTCTCAAAGTATCTAGCAAAAGCATCACAACACTGGGCTGAGTCATGCAGCTCCACTAGAGGCACGGACTTGTTAACAGACATATTAAACAATTGGATTGGGTGATATTCTGAGGATGCACTACAGTGTTACTACAGAGATACCCAGGAAAAATGTACCTCTGGACTATCGCTCTGTAGGAGGGAAGGGCTTGCCATTCTACAAAGACATTAAGGACCAAAACAAGTATGATGTTGTTAGTTTCTGGTGAGTAGCTATGGTTATTTGTagaagcaagattcaggtccagtagcaccataagaccaactagatttccagggcatgagatcttgagaatcagagctccctttgtcagatacaaggagtagaAAAAGGACGAGGTTCTTATAATTCAGGCAGAGGGcaggaggggtattgtaaattagagcgTCAGGAAGCTAGCTCTAACACATGGTGTAATTGGCTTTATAGGgcatgggtgcaaagtgcagaaaattagcttttataatgcaagaaaaatcctgtcCCAGTTCAACCTGCGCAATCCATGATCCAATCCTCCTACCATCTTTCAATGGGAACAGCATCCACAGTGTCCTGCAATTTTGAGTGAGGCTGCTGAGCAGGGGGAGAGGAAGTTAAACCCTTCACCCCACCATGTAATTTCACCAACTGGAACCACCTTCAGCCCCCTGCACTGTTATTAGCCCTGGAAATGGAAAAAGAGAAGTAATCTGTCTTTCTCCCCTTTCTGAGCTAACAATAGTGCAGGAGACCAATCCTGAATGGTGAAACTACATAGGGTAGGAATGGCTAAGCCTCTCCCCTGTGGTCCTAGTCTGACCTGAGGCCACGAGTAATTGCctatttcacttttttaaaattctgggaAGATTCACTCACAGACCTTCCAGCATCTTGCAAGGTCTTGTCATATTTTCAACAGTAAACTAGTAACTGAGAAATTATTATGTCAGCGTAGCAGAAGTcaaattactctacccttgaacTCAGGCTTATAACCCCATAACCAGGGCACAGAAAAGAGCTCTAAGGTAAGATGTACTAAGAAAACTAAATTATCACAGGGAAAGCCATTAGAATTTTCAAATATTCACTGCCAAGGTTTGGACTAAACACAGCACACTCAAAAGATCCAAAGCCCCAAATCTTTCGCCGACACTCATGCTGTCCTGCAAACTTATGTCCTTACTTCACATCTATTCTCAACAGCAATATTACCTTTAACGTTTCCACTTCCTGCTTCAGTCTTTGGTTGTCTGCTTGCAAGTCCCGATTTCTCTGTTCAGCTTGCACCAGCTGGGCTTCCAATTCTGCTTCCAGTTCTCTGCTGCCCTCCTGGAATTCAGCCAGCTCTTCACGTGCCTCCTGGAAACTATATGAGGAATGTTACTCCAGACCAGCCAAGTTCTTAACTTGTCAGCTTTAACCATGGCCAGTCTCCCACCACTCTGCTGTCCGAAAGCATTTATTGCTACACCAATTACATGTAGATTTTCATGAGAATTTAATATCTGTAAAAACATACTGATATGATTGTTTGCATTATCTTATAGACAGCTCCTGTATAAGGCCAGTATCGAATTTTTCCAAGCATGTATGACCCTATGTTCTCCTGAATTTTTAAGCTGGTTTTGATACAATTTACCGCAATACTCTTATTTAGTCCACTAATAAGGCTGAGAGATAACAGTACTGCACTATAGTAGTTCAATTCCTGTCAGGCATCCCTCAAACATGGTGATGGGGAGGCAGCTGCTCTA
Proteins encoded in this window:
- the NDEL1 gene encoding nuclear distribution protein nudE-like 1 isoform X2, with product MDCGEIPEFSSPEEETAYWKELSLKYKQSFQEAREELAEFQEGSRELEAELEAQLVQAEQRNRDLQADNQRLKQEVETLKEKLEHQYAQSYKQVSLLEDDLSQTRAIKDQLHKYVRELEQANDDLERAKRATIVSLEDFEQRLNQAIERNAFLESELDDKESLLVSVQRLKDEARDLRQELAVRERQQEVTRKSAPSSPTLDCEKMDSAVQASLSLPATPVGKGCENSFPSPKAIPNGFGTSPLTPSARISALNIVGDLLRKVGALESKLAACRNFAKDQASRKSYVSGNINSSMINSNGMKFCHSGHTTFYDKTSDSLQMSWVTASACHDVFGQSMALTKAHRQV
- the NDEL1 gene encoding nuclear distribution protein nudE-like 1 isoform X4, whose protein sequence is MDCGEIPEFSSPEEETAYWKELSLKYKQSFQEAREELAEFQEGSRELEAELEAQLVQAEQRNRDLQADNQRLKQEVETLKEKLEHQYAQSYKQVSLLEDDLSQTRAIKDQLHKYVRELEQANDDLERAKRATIVSLEDFEQRLNQAIERNAFLESELDDKESLLVSVQRLKDEARDLRQELAVRERQQEVTRKSAPSSPTLDCEKMDSAVQASLSLPATPVGKGCENSFPSPKAIPNGFGTSPLTPSARISALNIVGDLLRKVGALESKLAACRNFAKDQASRKSYVSGNINSSMINSNGMKFCHSGHTTFYDKTSDSLQMSWGSQWL
- the NDEL1 gene encoding nuclear distribution protein nudE-like 1 isoform X1; the encoded protein is MDCGEIPEFSSPEEETAYWKELSLKYKQSFQEAREELAEFQEGSRELEAELEAQLVQAEQRNRDLQADNQRLKQEVETLKEKLEHQYAQSYKQVSLLEDDLSQTRAIKDQLHKYVRELEQANDDLERAKRATIVSLEDFEQRLNQAIERNAFLESELDDKESLLVSVQRLKDEARDLRQELAVRERQQEVTRKSAPSSPTLDCEKMDSAVQASLSLPATPVGKGCENSFPSPKAIPNGFGTSPLTPSARISALNIVGDLLRKVGALESKLAACRNFAKDQASRKSYVSGNINSSMINSNGMKFCHSGHTTFYDKTPCTLLPVPTCRWMLNQPRMLVDPTQSAAAAL
- the NDEL1 gene encoding nuclear distribution protein nudE-like 1 isoform X3 gives rise to the protein MDCGEIPEFSSPEEETAYWKELSLKYKQSFQEAREELAEFQEGSRELEAELEAQLVQAEQRNRDLQADNQRLKQEVETLKEKLEHQYAQSYKQVSLLEDDLSQTRAIKDQLHKYVRELEQANDDLERAKRATIVSLEDFEQRLNQAIERNAFLESELDDKESLLVSVQRLKDEARDLRQELAVRERQQEVTRKSAPSSPTLDCEKMDSAVQASLSLPATPVGKGCENSFPSPKAIPNGFGTSPLTPSARISALNIVGDLLRKVGALESKLAACRNFAKDQASRKSYVSGNINSSMINSNGMKFCHSGHTTFYDKTAVNGFDQGPPPGLGASRPSSAPGMLPLSV